Within the Magnetospirillum sp. ME-1 genome, the region TCGCCGGTACGCCGCATTTTCTGCGGGATATAGCAGTAGGTGCAATCCAGATTGCAGCGTTCGGTAGGGTTGAAATAGACCGCCGAGGGCTTGAGATGGAAGCGCAGCATGTCCATCTCGCGGGCGAAATCGTCGCGCTTGGCGCGCCAGTCGCGCTCCAAGGCCCCGTCGTCGAGGACCGCGTCCATCTCGTCCTTGCGCACCAGCGCCCAGAAGGCGTTGTCGGCGTCGATCAGGGCGGTGTAATCGGCGTGGCCGATCTCGAAATTCTGGAGGCCGTCGGGAAGACGGCCCCCACGGAGGGGGGCCGCGACGTTCACCGCTTCACCTGCCCATGCTTAACATGAGTGTCCATCAGGACGTAATGGGACAGGCCGGTGCCCTCGGCGTCGCAGGTCTTGCGAACGGCGATGACGGGGGGGCGCGGTTTGGTCTGAGTTTTGGTCATGGCGTTAATCCTTGCGTCAGCCAAAGGGGCTTTCCGGCCGGGGCGCGGACGCGCACCAGCCGAAACCCTTTGCCATCGGATTTCGCCCCTCGTTCAACCTATGTCCGTGCAGGTCTTCTGGCTCTCGGATCAGCCACGAGACCACGCCTTCCCGGCTGTTCGCCAGTGGCTGGGGCCTGAGCGCCCCTGTGGTCCGTGTCCCCGATTACAGCGGCGGGACCGCCACGGACTTTCACCGTGTTCCGGGATGCAGGACGAACATGGCTCTACAATACCGCAATGGAGACGTCAAGTTCCGGCGGTTGTCGCGCCGAATGGGGCCTGCTATCGTCCGCTCCCCAATTGCCAAGGGAGCAGGGATCATGAAGGACGTTTCCGTCGCCATCTTGGGAGCCAGCGGCTATACCGGCGCCGAGCTTGTGCGCCTGCTGGCGCTGCATCCGGCTTTCAAGATCAAGGTGATGACCGGCGACCGCAAGGCGGGCCAGTCCATGGACTCCGTGTTCCCCCATCTGGGCGGGCTGAAGCTTCCCGATCTGGTCGCCATCGATCAGGTGGATTTCAAGACCGTCGACGCGGTGTTCTGCTGCCTGCCCCACGGCACCACCCAGGAGGTGATCGCCGCCCTG harbors:
- the cbpA gene encoding modified peptide precursor CbpA, with the protein product MTKTQTKPRPPVIAVRKTCDAEGTGLSHYVLMDTHVKHGQVKR